One Bos indicus isolate NIAB-ARS_2022 breed Sahiwal x Tharparkar chromosome 22, NIAB-ARS_B.indTharparkar_mat_pri_1.0, whole genome shotgun sequence DNA window includes the following coding sequences:
- the MST1 gene encoding hepatocyte growth factor-like protein isoform X1, with protein MGLWWVTVQPPARRMGWLPLLLLLIWFSGAPGQRSPLNDFQVLRGTELQHLLHSVGPGPWQEDVANAEECAGLCGPLLDCRAFHYNLSSHGCQLLPWTQHSPHTRLQRSGRCDLFQKKNYVRTCIVDNGVEYRGTVAITVGGLPCQRWSHRFPNDHKFTPTLRNGLEENFCRNPDRDPGGPWCYTTDPAVRFQSCGIKSCREAACLWCNGEDYRGSVDSTESGRECQRWDLQHPHPHPFEPGFWTKIWTTTIAGIRTARSGPGAIPPTRRWRESSATSPAAGPRHSRARKPRRSTASAGKARATGAQSTPPPRACPASVGMHSSHISIALRRKSMRAKTFGRTSVETPTDRRRPGASHRGLACAWPSVTRSGAAPTTCGPRTATMARGNCTAALLARPERASGVRTGRLRRHISRSSSTLLPRTRPWRKTSAGTQTGIVTGPGATPRTQELHSTTVRCGAVMMTNSRPSWRLHVWTWARRSLWPLCTPRSIQLGVSPSTLCPLDQVLFDKCGKRVTRVDPLHSKLRVVGGQPGNSPWTVSLRNRQGQHFCGGSLVKEQWVLTARQCFSSCHMSLVGYEVWLGTLFQDPQPGEPDLQHIPMAKMVCGPSGSQLVLLKLERPVILNQRVALICLPPERYVVPPGTRCEIAGWGETKGTGDDTVLNIALLSVISNQECNVKHRGRVRESEMCTAGLLAPVGACEGDYGGPLACFTHDCWVLQGIIIPNRVCARPRWPAIFMRVSVFVDWIHKVMRLG; from the exons GGCAGCGCTCGCCCTTGAATGACTTCCAGGTGCTTCGGGGTACGGAGCTGCAACACCTGCTACACTCAGTGGGGCCCGGGCCTTGGCAAGAAGATGTGGCAAATGCTGAGGAATGTGCAGGCCTCTGTGGGCCCCTCCTGGACTGCAG GGCCTTCCACTACAACTTGAGCAGCCATGGTTGCCAGTTGCTGCCATGGACCCAGCACTCACCTCATACACGACTGCAGCGTTCCGGGCGCTGTGACCTCTTCCAAAAGAAAA ACTATGTTCGCACCTGCATCGTGGACAACGGGGTCGAGTACCGGGGCACTGTGGCCATCACTGTGGGTGGCCTACCCTGCCAGCGCTGGAGCCACAGGTTTCCCAATGACCACAA GTTCACACCCACACTCCGGAACGGCTTGGAGGAGAACTTCTGCCGCAACCCGGACAGGGACCCGGGAGGTCCCTGGTGCTATACAACCGACCCTGCCGTGCGCTTCCAGAGCTGCGGCATAAAGTCCTGCCGAGAGG CCGCTTGCCTTTGGTGCAATGGCGAGGATTACCGCGGCTCAGTGGACAGCACCGAGTCAGGACGCGAATGTCAACGCTGGGACCTGCAGCACCCGCACCCACACCCCTTCGAGCCCG GTTTCTGGACAAAAATCTGGACGACAACTATTGCCGGAATCCGGACGGCTCGGAGCGGCCCTGGTGCTATACCACCGACCCGCAGATGGAGAGAGAGTTCTGCGACCTCCCCCGCTGCG GGTCCGAGGCACAGCCGAGCCAGGAAGCCACGACGCTCAACTGCTTCCGCGGGAAAGGCGAGGGCTACCGGGGCACAGTCAACACCACCGCCGCGGGCGTGCCCTGCCAGCGTTGGGATGCACAGCTCCCACATCAGCATCGCTTTGCGCCGGAAAAGTATGCGTGCAA AGACCTTCGGGAGAACTTCTGTCGAAACCCCGACGGATCGGAGGCGCCCTGGTGCTTCACATCGCGGCCTGGCATGCGCATGGCCTTCTGTTACCAGATCCGGCGCTGCACCGACGACGTGCGGCCCGAGG ACTGCTACCATGGCGCGGGGGAACTGTACCGCGGCTCTGTTAGCAAGACCCGAAAGGGCATCCGGTGTCAGAACTGGTCGGCTGAGACGCCACATAAGCCGCA GTTCAAGCACACTTCTGCCCCGCACACGCCCCTGGAGGAAAACTTCTGCCGGAACCCAGACGGGGATAGTCACGGGCCCTGGTGCTACACCACGGACCCAGGAACTCCATTCGACTACTGTGCGCTGCGGCGCTGTG ATGATGACCAACAGCCGTCCATCCTGGAGACTGCACGTATGGACCTGGGCCAGGCGTTCCTTGTGGCCCCTTTGCACCCCCAGGTCCATCCAGTTGGGGGTCTCACCCAGCACACTCTGTCCCCTAGACCAGGTGCTGTTTGATAAATGTGGCAAGAGAGTGACACGAGTGGACCCGTTGCACTCCAAGCTGCGTGTGGTCGGGGGCCAGCCTGGGAACTCACCCTGGACAGTCAGCTTGCGCAACCG GCAGGGCCAGCACTTCTGCGGAGGCTCCCTAGTGAAGGAGCAGTGGGTTCTGACTGCCCGGCAGTGTTTCTCCTCCTG CCATATGTCTCTCGTGGGCTATGAGGTGTGGCTGGGCACCCTGTTCCAGGACCCACAGCCTGGGGAGCCAGACCTGCAGCACATCCCAATGGCCAAGATGGTCTGTGGGCCCTCTGGTTCCCAGCTTGTTCTGCTCAAGTTGGAGAG ACCCGTGATCCTGAACCAGCGTGTGGCCCTGATCTGCCTGCCCCCTGAGCGGTATGTGGTGCCTCCAGGCACCAGGTGTGAGATTGCAGGCTGGGGTGAGACCAAAG GTACAGGGGATGACACGGTCCTGAACATAGCCCTCCTGAGTGTCATCTCCAACCAGGAATGTAATGTCAAGCACCGAGGACGCGTACGGGAGAGTGAGATGTGTACTGCAGGACTGCTGGCCCCAGTGGGAGCCTGTGAG GGTGACTACGGGGGCCCACTTGCCTGCTTTACTCATGACTGCTGGGTCCTGCAGGGAATTATAATCCCCAACCGAGTGTGCGCACGGCCCCGCTGGCCAGCCATCTTCATGCGTGTCTCTGTGTTTGTGGACTGGATTCACAAGGTCATGAGGCTGGGCTAG
- the MST1 gene encoding hepatocyte growth factor-like protein isoform X3, giving the protein MGLWWVTVQPPARRMGWLPLLLLLIWFSGAPGQRSPLNDFQVLRGTELQHLLHSVGPGPWQEDVANAEECAGLCGPLLDCRAFHYNLSSHGCQLLPWTQHSPHTRLQRSGRCDLFQKKNYVRTCIVDNGVEYRGTVAITVGGLPCQRWSHRFPNDHKFTPTLRNGLEENFCRNPDRDPGGPWCYTTDPAVRFQSCGIKSCREAACLWCNGEDYRGSVDSTESGRECQRWDLQHPHPHPFEPGFWTKIWTTTIAGIRTARSGPGAIPPTRRWRESSATSPAAGPRHSRARKPRRSTASAGKARATGAQSTPPPRACPASVGMHSSHISIALRRKSMRANCYHGAGELYRGSVSKTRKGIRCQNWSAETPHKPQFKHTSAPHTPLEENFCRNPDGDSHGPWCYTTDPGTPFDYCALRRCDDDQQPSILETAHQVLFDKCGKRVTRVDPLHSKLRVVGGQPGNSPWTVSLRNRQGQHFCGGSLVKEQWVLTARQCFSSCHMSLVGYEVWLGTLFQDPQPGEPDLQHIPMAKMVCGPSGSQLVLLKLERPVILNQRVALICLPPERYVVPPGTRCEIAGWGETKGTGDDTVLNIALLSVISNQECNVKHRGRVRESEMCTAGLLAPVGACEGDYGGPLACFTHDCWVLQGIIIPNRVCARPRWPAIFMRVSVFVDWIHKVMRLG; this is encoded by the exons GGCAGCGCTCGCCCTTGAATGACTTCCAGGTGCTTCGGGGTACGGAGCTGCAACACCTGCTACACTCAGTGGGGCCCGGGCCTTGGCAAGAAGATGTGGCAAATGCTGAGGAATGTGCAGGCCTCTGTGGGCCCCTCCTGGACTGCAG GGCCTTCCACTACAACTTGAGCAGCCATGGTTGCCAGTTGCTGCCATGGACCCAGCACTCACCTCATACACGACTGCAGCGTTCCGGGCGCTGTGACCTCTTCCAAAAGAAAA ACTATGTTCGCACCTGCATCGTGGACAACGGGGTCGAGTACCGGGGCACTGTGGCCATCACTGTGGGTGGCCTACCCTGCCAGCGCTGGAGCCACAGGTTTCCCAATGACCACAA GTTCACACCCACACTCCGGAACGGCTTGGAGGAGAACTTCTGCCGCAACCCGGACAGGGACCCGGGAGGTCCCTGGTGCTATACAACCGACCCTGCCGTGCGCTTCCAGAGCTGCGGCATAAAGTCCTGCCGAGAGG CCGCTTGCCTTTGGTGCAATGGCGAGGATTACCGCGGCTCAGTGGACAGCACCGAGTCAGGACGCGAATGTCAACGCTGGGACCTGCAGCACCCGCACCCACACCCCTTCGAGCCCG GTTTCTGGACAAAAATCTGGACGACAACTATTGCCGGAATCCGGACGGCTCGGAGCGGCCCTGGTGCTATACCACCGACCCGCAGATGGAGAGAGAGTTCTGCGACCTCCCCCGCTGCG GGTCCGAGGCACAGCCGAGCCAGGAAGCCACGACGCTCAACTGCTTCCGCGGGAAAGGCGAGGGCTACCGGGGCACAGTCAACACCACCGCCGCGGGCGTGCCCTGCCAGCGTTGGGATGCACAGCTCCCACATCAGCATCGCTTTGCGCCGGAAAAGTATGCGTGCAA ACTGCTACCATGGCGCGGGGGAACTGTACCGCGGCTCTGTTAGCAAGACCCGAAAGGGCATCCGGTGTCAGAACTGGTCGGCTGAGACGCCACATAAGCCGCA GTTCAAGCACACTTCTGCCCCGCACACGCCCCTGGAGGAAAACTTCTGCCGGAACCCAGACGGGGATAGTCACGGGCCCTGGTGCTACACCACGGACCCAGGAACTCCATTCGACTACTGTGCGCTGCGGCGCTGTG ATGATGACCAACAGCCGTCCATCCTGGAGACTGCAC ACCAGGTGCTGTTTGATAAATGTGGCAAGAGAGTGACACGAGTGGACCCGTTGCACTCCAAGCTGCGTGTGGTCGGGGGCCAGCCTGGGAACTCACCCTGGACAGTCAGCTTGCGCAACCG GCAGGGCCAGCACTTCTGCGGAGGCTCCCTAGTGAAGGAGCAGTGGGTTCTGACTGCCCGGCAGTGTTTCTCCTCCTG CCATATGTCTCTCGTGGGCTATGAGGTGTGGCTGGGCACCCTGTTCCAGGACCCACAGCCTGGGGAGCCAGACCTGCAGCACATCCCAATGGCCAAGATGGTCTGTGGGCCCTCTGGTTCCCAGCTTGTTCTGCTCAAGTTGGAGAG ACCCGTGATCCTGAACCAGCGTGTGGCCCTGATCTGCCTGCCCCCTGAGCGGTATGTGGTGCCTCCAGGCACCAGGTGTGAGATTGCAGGCTGGGGTGAGACCAAAG GTACAGGGGATGACACGGTCCTGAACATAGCCCTCCTGAGTGTCATCTCCAACCAGGAATGTAATGTCAAGCACCGAGGACGCGTACGGGAGAGTGAGATGTGTACTGCAGGACTGCTGGCCCCAGTGGGAGCCTGTGAG GGTGACTACGGGGGCCCACTTGCCTGCTTTACTCATGACTGCTGGGTCCTGCAGGGAATTATAATCCCCAACCGAGTGTGCGCACGGCCCCGCTGGCCAGCCATCTTCATGCGTGTCTCTGTGTTTGTGGACTGGATTCACAAGGTCATGAGGCTGGGCTAG
- the MST1 gene encoding hepatocyte growth factor-like protein isoform X2 encodes MGLWWVTVQPPARRMGWLPLLLLLIWFSGAPGQRSPLNDFQVLRGTELQHLLHSVGPGPWQEDVANAEECAGLCGPLLDCRAFHYNLSSHGCQLLPWTQHSPHTRLQRSGRCDLFQKKNYVRTCIVDNGVEYRGTVAITVGGLPCQRWSHRFPNDHKFTPTLRNGLEENFCRNPDRDPGGPWCYTTDPAVRFQSCGIKSCREAACLWCNGEDYRGSVDSTESGRECQRWDLQHPHPHPFEPGKFLDKNLDDNYCRNPDGSERPWCYTTDPQMEREFCDLPRCGSEAQPSQEATTLNCFRGKGEGYRGTVNTTAAGVPCQRWDAQLPHQHRFAPEKYACKDLRENFCRNPDGSEAPWCFTSRPGMRMAFCYQIRRCTDDVRPEDCYHGAGELYRGSVSKTRKGIRCQNWSAETPHKPQFKHTSAPHTPLEENFCRNPDGDSHGPWCYTTDPGTPFDYCALRRCDDDQQPSILETAHQVLFDKCGKRVTRVDPLHSKLRVVGGQPGNSPWTVSLRNRQGQHFCGGSLVKEQWVLTARQCFSSCHMSLVGYEVWLGTLFQDPQPGEPDLQHIPMAKMVCGPSGSQLVLLKLERPVILNQRVALICLPPERYVVPPGTRCEIAGWGETKGTGDDTVLNIALLSVISNQECNVKHRGRVRESEMCTAGLLAPVGACEGDYGGPLACFTHDCWVLQGIIIPNRVCARPRWPAIFMRVSVFVDWIHKVMRLG; translated from the exons GGCAGCGCTCGCCCTTGAATGACTTCCAGGTGCTTCGGGGTACGGAGCTGCAACACCTGCTACACTCAGTGGGGCCCGGGCCTTGGCAAGAAGATGTGGCAAATGCTGAGGAATGTGCAGGCCTCTGTGGGCCCCTCCTGGACTGCAG GGCCTTCCACTACAACTTGAGCAGCCATGGTTGCCAGTTGCTGCCATGGACCCAGCACTCACCTCATACACGACTGCAGCGTTCCGGGCGCTGTGACCTCTTCCAAAAGAAAA ACTATGTTCGCACCTGCATCGTGGACAACGGGGTCGAGTACCGGGGCACTGTGGCCATCACTGTGGGTGGCCTACCCTGCCAGCGCTGGAGCCACAGGTTTCCCAATGACCACAA GTTCACACCCACACTCCGGAACGGCTTGGAGGAGAACTTCTGCCGCAACCCGGACAGGGACCCGGGAGGTCCCTGGTGCTATACAACCGACCCTGCCGTGCGCTTCCAGAGCTGCGGCATAAAGTCCTGCCGAGAGG CCGCTTGCCTTTGGTGCAATGGCGAGGATTACCGCGGCTCAGTGGACAGCACCGAGTCAGGACGCGAATGTCAACGCTGGGACCTGCAGCACCCGCACCCACACCCCTTCGAGCCCGGCAA GTTTCTGGACAAAAATCTGGACGACAACTATTGCCGGAATCCGGACGGCTCGGAGCGGCCCTGGTGCTATACCACCGACCCGCAGATGGAGAGAGAGTTCTGCGACCTCCCCCGCTGCG GGTCCGAGGCACAGCCGAGCCAGGAAGCCACGACGCTCAACTGCTTCCGCGGGAAAGGCGAGGGCTACCGGGGCACAGTCAACACCACCGCCGCGGGCGTGCCCTGCCAGCGTTGGGATGCACAGCTCCCACATCAGCATCGCTTTGCGCCGGAAAAGTATGCGTGCAA AGACCTTCGGGAGAACTTCTGTCGAAACCCCGACGGATCGGAGGCGCCCTGGTGCTTCACATCGCGGCCTGGCATGCGCATGGCCTTCTGTTACCAGATCCGGCGCTGCACCGACGACGTGCGGCCCGAGG ACTGCTACCATGGCGCGGGGGAACTGTACCGCGGCTCTGTTAGCAAGACCCGAAAGGGCATCCGGTGTCAGAACTGGTCGGCTGAGACGCCACATAAGCCGCA GTTCAAGCACACTTCTGCCCCGCACACGCCCCTGGAGGAAAACTTCTGCCGGAACCCAGACGGGGATAGTCACGGGCCCTGGTGCTACACCACGGACCCAGGAACTCCATTCGACTACTGTGCGCTGCGGCGCTGTG ATGATGACCAACAGCCGTCCATCCTGGAGACTGCAC ACCAGGTGCTGTTTGATAAATGTGGCAAGAGAGTGACACGAGTGGACCCGTTGCACTCCAAGCTGCGTGTGGTCGGGGGCCAGCCTGGGAACTCACCCTGGACAGTCAGCTTGCGCAACCG GCAGGGCCAGCACTTCTGCGGAGGCTCCCTAGTGAAGGAGCAGTGGGTTCTGACTGCCCGGCAGTGTTTCTCCTCCTG CCATATGTCTCTCGTGGGCTATGAGGTGTGGCTGGGCACCCTGTTCCAGGACCCACAGCCTGGGGAGCCAGACCTGCAGCACATCCCAATGGCCAAGATGGTCTGTGGGCCCTCTGGTTCCCAGCTTGTTCTGCTCAAGTTGGAGAG ACCCGTGATCCTGAACCAGCGTGTGGCCCTGATCTGCCTGCCCCCTGAGCGGTATGTGGTGCCTCCAGGCACCAGGTGTGAGATTGCAGGCTGGGGTGAGACCAAAG GTACAGGGGATGACACGGTCCTGAACATAGCCCTCCTGAGTGTCATCTCCAACCAGGAATGTAATGTCAAGCACCGAGGACGCGTACGGGAGAGTGAGATGTGTACTGCAGGACTGCTGGCCCCAGTGGGAGCCTGTGAG GGTGACTACGGGGGCCCACTTGCCTGCTTTACTCATGACTGCTGGGTCCTGCAGGGAATTATAATCCCCAACCGAGTGTGCGCACGGCCCCGCTGGCCAGCCATCTTCATGCGTGTCTCTGTGTTTGTGGACTGGATTCACAAGGTCATGAGGCTGGGCTAG